Proteins found in one Zea mays cultivar B73 chromosome 1, Zm-B73-REFERENCE-NAM-5.0, whole genome shotgun sequence genomic segment:
- the LOC103643525 gene encoding serine/threonine-protein kinase PCRK1 isoform X1: protein MCRAGAASLSIRSAMHCFRFASWERDADERRESAAAATTGRSLSARSNGSTTSTDRDVRRSASECSLKASELSSASSLGRGRQLSLSQRPPNTLRVFTFQELKSATRGFSRALMLGEGGFGCVYRGTVRSALEPRRSLDVAIKQLGRKGLQGHKEWMTEVNVLGVVDHANLVKLIGYCAEDDERGMQLLLVYEFMPNGSLADHLSSRSPRPASWAMRLRVALDTARGLKYLHEESEFKIIFRDLKPSNILLDDNWNAKLSDFGLARLGPQEGSHVSTVVVGTIGYAAPEYIHTGRLSTKNDIWSFGVVLLELLTGRRPLDRNRPRGEQNLVDWMKPYSSDAKKLEAAIDPRLQGNYSKRSAAQLASVANKCLVRHARHRPKMSEVLEMVRKIVENSETGTPEHPLISNSEELVSDERKRKRLGLKRRIADIKAGEGRWFAWQRWTPKLVRTQ, encoded by the exons ATGTGCAG AGCAGGCGCGGCATCTCTGAGCATCAGAAGCGCCATGCACTGCTTCCGGTTCGCGAGCTGGGAGCGGGACGCCGACGAGCGGCGcgagtcggcggcggcggcgaccacGGGGCGGTCCTTGTCCGCGCGGTCCAACGGCAGCACCACGTCCACGGACCGCGACGTGCGGCGGTCGGCGTCCGAGTGCTCCCTGAAGGCGTCGGAGCTCAGCAGCGCCAGCTCCTTGGGCCGGGGCCGGCAGCTGTCGCTGTCGCAGCGGCCGCCGAACACGCTCCGCGTCTTCACCTTCCAGGAGCTCAAGTCGGCCACCCGCGGGTTCAGCCGCGCGCTCATGCTCGGCGAGGGCGGCTTCGGCTGCGTCTACCGCGGCACCGTCCGGAGCGCGCTCGAGCCGCGCAGGAGCCTCGACGTCGCCATCAAGCAGCTCGGCCGCAAGGGCCTGCAGGGGCACAAGGAGTGGATGACGGAGGTGAACGTGCTCGGCGTGGTGGACCACGCCAACCTGGTCAAGCTCATAGGATACTGCGCTGAGGACGATGAGAGGGGGATGCAGCTGCTGCTGGTCTACGAGTTCATGCCCAACGGCAGCCTGGCGGACCATCTCTCCTCGAGGTCACCGCGGCCGGCGTCGTGGGCCATGAGGCTCAGGGTGGCGCTTGACACGGCTCGAGGGTTGAAGTATCTCCACGAAGAATCCGAATTCAAG ATTATATTTCGCGACCTGAAGCCTTCCAACATTCTTCTCGACGACAACTGGAACGCCAAACTGTCAGACTTCGGCTTGGCGAGATTAGGACCTCAAGAAGGAAGCCATGTCTCCACAGTG GTGGTGGGGACAATTGGATACGCAGCTCCTGAATACATCCACACAGGACGCCTCAGCACCAAGAACGACATATGGAGCTTCGGCGTCGTGCTCCTTGAGCTCCTTACAGGCCGGCGACCTCTGGACCGAAACAGGCCAAGAGGCGAGCAGAATCTCGTGGACTGGATGAAGCCCTACTCTTCCGACGCCAAGAAGCTCGAGGCTGCAATTGACCCAAGGCTCCAGGGGAACTACAGCAAAAGATCAGCTGCCCAGCTTGCGTCGGTGGCGAATAAGTGCCTGGTGCGCCATGCCAGGCACCGTCCCAAGATGAGCGAGGTACTGGAGATGGTGCGGAAGATCGTTGAGAACAGCGAAACCGGAACGCCGGAGCATCCCCTGATCAGCAATTCAGAGGAGTTAGTTAGTGACGAAAGGAAGCGGAAACGCCTTGGCTTGAAAAGAAGGATTGCAGATATTAAAGCTGGGGAAGGGAGATGGTTTGCATGGCAAAGGTGGACGCCTAAGCTTGTGAGAACACAGTGA
- the LOC103643525 gene encoding serine/threonine-protein kinase PCRK1 isoform X2, with product MGRAGAASLSIRSAMHCFRFASWERDADERRESAAAATTGRSLSARSNGSTTSTDRDVRRSASECSLKASELSSASSLGRGRQLSLSQRPPNTLRVFTFQELKSATRGFSRALMLGEGGFGCVYRGTVRSALEPRRSLDVAIKQLGRKGLQGHKEWMTEVNVLGVVDHANLVKLIGYCAEDDERGMQLLLVYEFMPNGSLADHLSSRSPRPASWAMRLRVALDTARGLKYLHEESEFKIIFRDLKPSNILLDDNWNAKLSDFGLARLGPQEGSHVSTVVVGTIGYAAPEYIHTGRLSTKNDIWSFGVVLLELLTGRRPLDRNRPRGEQNLVDWMKPYSSDAKKLEAAIDPRLQGNYSKRSAAQLASVANKCLVRHARHRPKMSEVLEMVRKIVENSETGTPEHPLISNSEELVSDERKRKRLGLKRRIADIKAGEGRWFAWQRWTPKLVRTQ from the exons ATGGGGAG AGCAGGCGCGGCATCTCTGAGCATCAGAAGCGCCATGCACTGCTTCCGGTTCGCGAGCTGGGAGCGGGACGCCGACGAGCGGCGcgagtcggcggcggcggcgaccacGGGGCGGTCCTTGTCCGCGCGGTCCAACGGCAGCACCACGTCCACGGACCGCGACGTGCGGCGGTCGGCGTCCGAGTGCTCCCTGAAGGCGTCGGAGCTCAGCAGCGCCAGCTCCTTGGGCCGGGGCCGGCAGCTGTCGCTGTCGCAGCGGCCGCCGAACACGCTCCGCGTCTTCACCTTCCAGGAGCTCAAGTCGGCCACCCGCGGGTTCAGCCGCGCGCTCATGCTCGGCGAGGGCGGCTTCGGCTGCGTCTACCGCGGCACCGTCCGGAGCGCGCTCGAGCCGCGCAGGAGCCTCGACGTCGCCATCAAGCAGCTCGGCCGCAAGGGCCTGCAGGGGCACAAGGAGTGGATGACGGAGGTGAACGTGCTCGGCGTGGTGGACCACGCCAACCTGGTCAAGCTCATAGGATACTGCGCTGAGGACGATGAGAGGGGGATGCAGCTGCTGCTGGTCTACGAGTTCATGCCCAACGGCAGCCTGGCGGACCATCTCTCCTCGAGGTCACCGCGGCCGGCGTCGTGGGCCATGAGGCTCAGGGTGGCGCTTGACACGGCTCGAGGGTTGAAGTATCTCCACGAAGAATCCGAATTCAAG ATTATATTTCGCGACCTGAAGCCTTCCAACATTCTTCTCGACGACAACTGGAACGCCAAACTGTCAGACTTCGGCTTGGCGAGATTAGGACCTCAAGAAGGAAGCCATGTCTCCACAGTG GTGGTGGGGACAATTGGATACGCAGCTCCTGAATACATCCACACAGGACGCCTCAGCACCAAGAACGACATATGGAGCTTCGGCGTCGTGCTCCTTGAGCTCCTTACAGGCCGGCGACCTCTGGACCGAAACAGGCCAAGAGGCGAGCAGAATCTCGTGGACTGGATGAAGCCCTACTCTTCCGACGCCAAGAAGCTCGAGGCTGCAATTGACCCAAGGCTCCAGGGGAACTACAGCAAAAGATCAGCTGCCCAGCTTGCGTCGGTGGCGAATAAGTGCCTGGTGCGCCATGCCAGGCACCGTCCCAAGATGAGCGAGGTACTGGAGATGGTGCGGAAGATCGTTGAGAACAGCGAAACCGGAACGCCGGAGCATCCCCTGATCAGCAATTCAGAGGAGTTAGTTAGTGACGAAAGGAAGCGGAAACGCCTTGGCTTGAAAAGAAGGATTGCAGATATTAAAGCTGGGGAAGGGAGATGGTTTGCATGGCAAAGGTGGACGCCTAAGCTTGTGAGAACACAGTGA
- the LOC103643525 gene encoding serine/threonine-protein kinase PCRK1 isoform X4, which translates to MHCFRFASWERDADERRESAAAATTGRSLSARSNGSTTSTDRDVRRSASECSLKASELSSASSLGRGRQLSLSQRPPNTLRVFTFQELKSATRGFSRALMLGEGGFGCVYRGTVRSALEPRRSLDVAIKQLGRKGLQGHKEWMTEVNVLGVVDHANLVKLIGYCAEDDERGMQLLLVYEFMPNGSLADHLSSRSPRPASWAMRLRVALDTARGLKYLHEESEFKIIFRDLKPSNILLDDNWNAKLSDFGLARLGPQEGSHVSTVVVGTIGYAAPEYIHTGRLSTKNDIWSFGVVLLELLTGRRPLDRNRPRGEQNLVDWMKPYSSDAKKLEAAIDPRLQGNYSKRSAAQLASVANKCLVRHARHRPKMSEVLEMVRKIVENSETGTPEHPLISNSEELVSDERKRKRLGLKRRIADIKAGEGRWFAWQRWTPKLVRTQ; encoded by the exons ATGCACTGCTTCCGGTTCGCGAGCTGGGAGCGGGACGCCGACGAGCGGCGcgagtcggcggcggcggcgaccacGGGGCGGTCCTTGTCCGCGCGGTCCAACGGCAGCACCACGTCCACGGACCGCGACGTGCGGCGGTCGGCGTCCGAGTGCTCCCTGAAGGCGTCGGAGCTCAGCAGCGCCAGCTCCTTGGGCCGGGGCCGGCAGCTGTCGCTGTCGCAGCGGCCGCCGAACACGCTCCGCGTCTTCACCTTCCAGGAGCTCAAGTCGGCCACCCGCGGGTTCAGCCGCGCGCTCATGCTCGGCGAGGGCGGCTTCGGCTGCGTCTACCGCGGCACCGTCCGGAGCGCGCTCGAGCCGCGCAGGAGCCTCGACGTCGCCATCAAGCAGCTCGGCCGCAAGGGCCTGCAGGGGCACAAGGAGTGGATGACGGAGGTGAACGTGCTCGGCGTGGTGGACCACGCCAACCTGGTCAAGCTCATAGGATACTGCGCTGAGGACGATGAGAGGGGGATGCAGCTGCTGCTGGTCTACGAGTTCATGCCCAACGGCAGCCTGGCGGACCATCTCTCCTCGAGGTCACCGCGGCCGGCGTCGTGGGCCATGAGGCTCAGGGTGGCGCTTGACACGGCTCGAGGGTTGAAGTATCTCCACGAAGAATCCGAATTCAAG ATTATATTTCGCGACCTGAAGCCTTCCAACATTCTTCTCGACGACAACTGGAACGCCAAACTGTCAGACTTCGGCTTGGCGAGATTAGGACCTCAAGAAGGAAGCCATGTCTCCACAGTG GTGGTGGGGACAATTGGATACGCAGCTCCTGAATACATCCACACAGGACGCCTCAGCACCAAGAACGACATATGGAGCTTCGGCGTCGTGCTCCTTGAGCTCCTTACAGGCCGGCGACCTCTGGACCGAAACAGGCCAAGAGGCGAGCAGAATCTCGTGGACTGGATGAAGCCCTACTCTTCCGACGCCAAGAAGCTCGAGGCTGCAATTGACCCAAGGCTCCAGGGGAACTACAGCAAAAGATCAGCTGCCCAGCTTGCGTCGGTGGCGAATAAGTGCCTGGTGCGCCATGCCAGGCACCGTCCCAAGATGAGCGAGGTACTGGAGATGGTGCGGAAGATCGTTGAGAACAGCGAAACCGGAACGCCGGAGCATCCCCTGATCAGCAATTCAGAGGAGTTAGTTAGTGACGAAAGGAAGCGGAAACGCCTTGGCTTGAAAAGAAGGATTGCAGATATTAAAGCTGGGGAAGGGAGATGGTTTGCATGGCAAAGGTGGACGCCTAAGCTTGTGAGAACACAGTGA
- the LOC103643525 gene encoding serine/threonine-protein kinase PCRK1 isoform X3 — MCRAGAASLSIRSAMHCFRFASWERDADERRESAAAATTGRSLSARSNGSTTSTDRDVRRSASECSLKASELSSASSLGRGRQLSLSQRPPNTLRVFTFQELKSATRGFSRALMLGEGGFGCVYRGTVRSALEPRRSLDVAIKQLGRKGLQGHKEWMTEVNVLGVVDHANLVKLIGYCAEDDERGMQLLLVYEFMPNGSLADHLSSRSPRPASWAMRLRVALDTARGLKYLHEESEFKIIFRDLKPSNILLDDNWNAKLSDFGLARLGPQEGSHVSTVVVGTIGYAAPEYIHTGRLSTKNDIWSFGVVLLELLTGRRPLDRNRPRGEQNLVDWMKPYSSDAKKLEAAIDPRLQGNYSKRSAAQLASVANKCLVRHARHRPKMSEVLEMVRKIVENSETGTPEHPLISNSEELVSDERKRKRLGLKRRIADIKAGEGRWFAWQRYR, encoded by the exons ATGTGCAG AGCAGGCGCGGCATCTCTGAGCATCAGAAGCGCCATGCACTGCTTCCGGTTCGCGAGCTGGGAGCGGGACGCCGACGAGCGGCGcgagtcggcggcggcggcgaccacGGGGCGGTCCTTGTCCGCGCGGTCCAACGGCAGCACCACGTCCACGGACCGCGACGTGCGGCGGTCGGCGTCCGAGTGCTCCCTGAAGGCGTCGGAGCTCAGCAGCGCCAGCTCCTTGGGCCGGGGCCGGCAGCTGTCGCTGTCGCAGCGGCCGCCGAACACGCTCCGCGTCTTCACCTTCCAGGAGCTCAAGTCGGCCACCCGCGGGTTCAGCCGCGCGCTCATGCTCGGCGAGGGCGGCTTCGGCTGCGTCTACCGCGGCACCGTCCGGAGCGCGCTCGAGCCGCGCAGGAGCCTCGACGTCGCCATCAAGCAGCTCGGCCGCAAGGGCCTGCAGGGGCACAAGGAGTGGATGACGGAGGTGAACGTGCTCGGCGTGGTGGACCACGCCAACCTGGTCAAGCTCATAGGATACTGCGCTGAGGACGATGAGAGGGGGATGCAGCTGCTGCTGGTCTACGAGTTCATGCCCAACGGCAGCCTGGCGGACCATCTCTCCTCGAGGTCACCGCGGCCGGCGTCGTGGGCCATGAGGCTCAGGGTGGCGCTTGACACGGCTCGAGGGTTGAAGTATCTCCACGAAGAATCCGAATTCAAG ATTATATTTCGCGACCTGAAGCCTTCCAACATTCTTCTCGACGACAACTGGAACGCCAAACTGTCAGACTTCGGCTTGGCGAGATTAGGACCTCAAGAAGGAAGCCATGTCTCCACAGTG GTGGTGGGGACAATTGGATACGCAGCTCCTGAATACATCCACACAGGACGCCTCAGCACCAAGAACGACATATGGAGCTTCGGCGTCGTGCTCCTTGAGCTCCTTACAGGCCGGCGACCTCTGGACCGAAACAGGCCAAGAGGCGAGCAGAATCTCGTGGACTGGATGAAGCCCTACTCTTCCGACGCCAAGAAGCTCGAGGCTGCAATTGACCCAAGGCTCCAGGGGAACTACAGCAAAAGATCAGCTGCCCAGCTTGCGTCGGTGGCGAATAAGTGCCTGGTGCGCCATGCCAGGCACCGTCCCAAGATGAGCGAGGTACTGGAGATGGTGCGGAAGATCGTTGAGAACAGCGAAACCGGAACGCCGGAGCATCCCCTGATCAGCAATTCAGAGGAGTTAGTTAGTGACGAAAGGAAGCGGAAACGCCTTGGCTTGAAAAGAAGGATTGCAGATATTAAAGCTGGGGAAGGGAGATGGTTTGCATGGCAAAG GTACAGGTGA